One genomic window of Candidatus Effluviviaceae Genus V sp. includes the following:
- a CDS encoding ATP-binding cassette domain-containing protein, with protein sequence MVVVRRSSRNGASVETTVLHDVDLDVPAGEVFGVIGPSGSGKTTL encoded by the coding sequence CTGGTGGTCGTTCGTCGTTCCTCGAGGAACGGCGCGTCGGTCGAGACGACCGTGCTCCATGACGTGGATCTCGACGTACCGGCCGGGGAGGTGTTCGGCGTCATCGGACCGTCCGGTTCGGGGAAGACGACGCT